The DNA segment CCGTATTTGACAGATGGTGGTTACTGGTACTGACTTGTTGCACCcatgatttaattaaatcatgCATTCAACAAAGCATGGCCAAAGGTTTAAAGACTAGACTCTGAAAGTTATGGTTCCTCAACAATatattcttaataatttattttttgataagaATTGACATGTGTCAGTCCATGCTGTTTGAAACAAAAAGAGTGAAGACCTCCCTTACGGTGATATGATTTTTAATTCTTCATGTCACTATTGAAGTTTCTCTTCTATTTAATTTATATCTGACATTCTGTCTTCCTTTCAGAACATTCAAAATCATGGACGATGATGAAAGCCATTCTCTAGATTTCAAAGAATTTAAAAAGGGGATCAGAGACTACGGCCTGCTAATGGAAGATGAAGTTATAAAAGAACTTTTTGTACAATTGGACAAAGATGGAAGCGGCCAATTAGATTTTGATGAGTTTTTGAAAGCACTTCGAgttagtattttaaaaactctTAGTTCATATTATTATGCTTAATTTTCTcagttttttaaacataatcaaatgtatttcatttttaaatgacaagTATTGAAGTAACTATAACTATTATAATTTTTCAAAGCTTTTACCCCAAGTTTAATCTAGCATGTGGACCTTCCTTACTTCTGTTTATTTCTTGCTTTTCTTTATCTTTGTcgtacatgttacatgtatgctatatttgttttatgaggAGAGTTCTCTGTCACAACGTCTAGTTACTCAAAAGATTATTACaaactgttataaattattcaacaaacaTCTTTATAAAAGCAGTCTGGAAACAGATtgttaaataatcaataataaaatgtacatgttgtattttaacaacatgTCCAAAAGTAAACACTATTTTGTAAATCAGTTTTTAAGAGGGTTCTGGCAAAGTTAGATCATAAAATTTGTAACCATTCTCAATTTGAAAAGCCTGTATAATGAATTTGTGATAAGTTAATGAAGAGGTTTTTTAATCCATATTATGTGTGTAAGGAACTTAAGCATGGTTGGTTTGCGAGTATTAATAACTTGCTTTTCATTTTAGCCACCTATGTCCAATGCCAGAAAAACCCTCATAAACCAGGCCTTCATGAAGCTGGACCGGTCGGGAGATGGTGTTATCACCGTAGAAGACTTGAAAGGTGTTTACAATGTCTCTAAACATCCTAAATATTTGAATGGGGAATGGACGGAAGAACGATGCCTTCGAGTGTTCCTCGACTCATTTGACTCGAATGATAAAGACGGGAAGGTAAATATTCTTTTACTGAAAGCTGCTGCGTTTTGTTTGGTATGTTTTCAAATCAGCAATAGTAGAACTTCAAAAcctttttattgttatgttaatcATTGGGTCTTGTCACTGCATTGTCATAGCTGGTTTTAAAGCATACTAAAAGAAATGGTACCTGCATAATACtcaatatgataaatattatatagTAACACTTAAATCTTTGTAGATTGTAAAACTATAAGTTTTCACCTGGCTAGGTAACAATTAATTacctgtacacatggtccatgGATGTAAATTAACCTATAGCTCAAGATTTAATTTTGTGAAGAAAAACTTATAATTTCTATTCAGGATTCAAgggtaaacaaaatgtttcttttgtatttttgatttttcactattttgtataaataactcaattttcacttcattaattttttatatttgtttatatatataaaagtttatacatacataatatttgataatataagtttaatgAGAATTTATTAATGGAGGCTCATTTTCATTAATgttcaaatgaattaaaacatgcTGGGCTGCATGTTTCACCACACTATTTTAGTCGTCACTTTAAtgatcttaaatctgtatacaCGTTGCTAATGCCAAGACAATGATTCTTTTTAATGTTCTCAACATTGTGTTTTTATACATGCTTATAACACTaagatcattttaatttaagtctAGAATCGActaaaatctttattgaaactgtttttttcaaaagatcaTTTTAATTCCATATTGCAGTGAGGTGATGCTTTTTTTGGTCAtgctcattattttgaaaattcagACACCCATATTTTCTATCATATTGGCTcttaacattttctgaaaaacaagttAATAGGTAAGGGGAATCTGGCTCATTATTAGTCTTTTGAAGATTATTTTGCGCTTTATCAGAAAATCAATTCAATGCTTGTGGAAAATGATTAGGTTACATTAGGGCACATTAATCAGTATGTCATTGATGAACTGAAATCGTTGCCCTGATTTATAATTAGTAGATTGTTGCTGGAGATTTCACCTGCTACACTTATTTCCATGGCaactaaacaaaatataaatcaagcatgcatctgtttatttgtttccatagcaacaaaAACACAGTGAAAATCGAAAAATCTAAACCTATAGTGATTACAGAGTTCTTAAGTGTGATACATGTACCTTCAACTACCAATAATCTGTTCAAATGAAAGTGTATTTTTAAGGATGCAAAATAGATTGTGAATGAATGATTGGGGAATGTTAATTGTTTGGTGTAGCATGCAACATTTACAACCCACAAATGGCATAGGTTGAGAATTTGCATGCCTGGTGCCCTTGTTGGTGAGGGATCAATAATTGCCTGACATGTAGTTTGTCtgtttgttctttaaatatatgttattcttAACTGTTATTTATCCAGATGGTAACAGTCAAACACATATCATCTCTAAATTAATATTGTAACTCTGATTGATGACTAGTGGTGACTTTTTGCATGaggatatatatgtattgatgtGGGGAAATCAACCTCAAGCATGCATGAATAGATGTGCATTTGTGTCTGGAATGACCAATGTCATGATTCTGAGTGCAAATAATATATTGTATGCCTTCCCCCTTTTATGAAGGTGAGTGATAAGTGCACAGTCATGCATGTAATAGCTTCTAAGTATAGTGTCCCTGCCTGCATGCTTACCCCATTCAGAAAGGCAATGTACTCACACATATAAAACAGCGCCCATCCccattatttaaagtatgcattattattgttatagtCAGTTCATGTTGTTATATCAACATGCAcctaattattaatttaatttattgcagCTTTACTAATCACAATGCATTAAAAGTAGTTCATGTTGTGGCTTGATGTATTTTGCATCTTTAAAATCTAGTCAAAAGGAAACTTTCAGAGCTGGTCCTGATGGCAGACAGGTCACAAAATCAAAatcttttaatcatgtttaaaggcaAAACCTGTAACTGCACCTGCGTCTTAGGACACCATCCCTGACATGGTCATTGATGAAGCACAGGTTGCTGATTCCAGTGAACTATGTGTTTtgcttatcattttttttatcttgtaaGACCTGATGCAGCATGTTGTGTCACTTTGAAGCTGTTGCCACACAAAAAAGGGGTTCTAACAATGGATTTATCATGGCTATAATTTCATCATCATTGCACCTCATTGTTTCACTGAATGATTATTGTACATTGTTATTT comes from the Mya arenaria isolate MELC-2E11 chromosome 13, ASM2691426v1 genome and includes:
- the LOC128214207 gene encoding calcyphosin-like protein isoform X1, with amino-acid sequence MAATGRKNQELIAKSKQALKTCKDPLEMLRLKCLERGASGIKGLGRTFKIMDDDESHSLDFKEFKKGIRDYGLLMEDEVIKELFVQLDKDGSGQLDFDEFLKALRPPMSNARKTLINQAFMKLDRSGDGVITVEDLKGVYNVSKHPKYLNGEWTEERCLRVFLDSFDSNDKDGKVTNDEFLNYYSGVSASIDSDAYFDLMMRNAWKM
- the LOC128214207 gene encoding calcyphosin-like protein isoform X3: MAATGRKNQELIAKSKQALKTCKDPLEMLRLKCLERGASGIKGLGRTFKIMDDDESHSLDFKEFKKGIRDYGLLMEDEVIKELFVQLDKDGSGQLDFDEFLKALRPPMSNARKTLINQAFMKLDRSGDGVITVEDLKGVYNVSKHPKYLNGEWTEERCLRVFLDSFDSNDKDGKVTNDEFLNYYSGVSASIDSDAYFDLMMRNAWKI
- the LOC128214207 gene encoding calcyphosin-like protein isoform X2, which translates into the protein MAATGRKNQELIAKSKQALKTCKDPLEMLRLKCLERGASGIKGLGRTFKIMDDDESHSLDFKEFKKGIRDYGLLMEDEVIKELFVQLDKDGSGQLDFDEFLKALRPPMSNARKTLINQAFMKLDRSGDGVITVEDLKGVYNVSKHPKYLNGEWTEERCLRVFLDSFDSNDKDGKITKEEFLNYYSGVSASIDSDAYFDLMMRNAYKV